The DNA region TATATTATTgtacttttattctttttctttgcaAGCAGTTTGATGGGTTCACATATTGAAACTGCACATAGCacgggctaaaaaaaaaaaaaagatcttctTTTGGTGTTTTTATTAAGTATTCTACCAGGCATTAGTCCATTGCAAATTGTGACTATTCCGTAAATCTTGTATGAGTTTATTTATGGCATAAAGCGAAGTTTCAAGTCTCGGGTTTGAGCCCCTATGTACGGAATCAGCTTTGTTAGGGAGCGTTTTATCCAACGTGGAATTCCTCGGCACGAATTCAATTTAATGGGATCGCAATGCAGATATCAGACACCAATGGAAAAAACATAATAAGGCCTACCACTCAAATCATTTTTCTTAAgcatcaatttttttcttgagaaTTCCGTTGGTGTCTTATGTTCCTTATAAGCAAATAATATAGAGGTAAATTTCTCATCGTACAAGGGAAAGCTCCAATTTTTTGCGCTGGCTTGACTGTTCCTAAATATTGCATGCAATTTTGCATGAAATGTATATTCCACGGAGACAAATTTTCCTGTGAGAATGATTTTGCCTATAGACTGGTAAGGAGAGAGAACGGAATGTGAAAGAGGTGACCCTCTTTTTGATTGAGGTAATGATGAGTAACTCCACCGATACACAACGGGCCAATAACAATTTGTCTAAAGTGCATGGcctaacaattaaaaaaaaaaaaggtacacTCTTTCTTTGCTACCCCAGCAAACAttgctttctttcattttcatctccaTTTGGCTGTTGAAAGAGATTTGGGTAATGAAATGTGGATAGCAGGATAGGAGTCTCTATTTTTTGCTGTCTGCTTTGAATAGGCCCTGTCAAATTAACCTTTTGGGTAATGTGGTTTACCTGTATATAAAGGGTTTCCCATCCTTTATATACTCTAAGACCATTTATGCCCTCCACCGTTGAGACAACACTGTGTTATACTACTTGTGGCTGTTCTGGTATTACAAATGACTAATTATTGTCTTACTTAGTCTTGCAAGGGCAGGGCATAAGAATTAAACTATATTAGCTTGTAATATGAGTTAAAGAGGCTTTCTTAGGACTCGTCTCAGTGCTCATGCCAGGGCGAGTAACTTAAAAATCCTGGAAACGTGTGGGAGGTGCTATCTCGTGGCGTTTATGTTCAAAGTTTTCGACTATATGTTTTAAGGACACCTAACGCTTAATGTCCAATACTCAAGACCGACAACCTCTATGCAAATTAGCATTATCACTTGGAATTCCCCTATCCTAATCAACGTCAGATCTAGTATTTAAATTAGACTATCTATAAGGGCTGGACCAAGTTGGAGACAACATCAGATATGCAGAATTCCCCTATCACAACAAACAACTAGGTTTTGGACggatctttcttttttctcttatcTATTGTTCAAGGCAGAAGAATATAGTTGTTGGATATCACTTCATACATTAAAACATGTGGAAGTAACATTAATCATCAAGAGTAAAAACAACTAAAAATATCACTTGTGATTACACCCTAAGGATCCTGCGATTCAACTTGAATCTAGTCGATAAGAACAGATCTCTTGCCCAAAGAGGGGACCAAGAAAGCAAAGAAAAAAGTCCAGTCATATGCCCAAATTCAATCACCTTTGGTGGTTTTGGACTCAACACCTTCTTTGCTACATGCCTAGCAAATACTAATGCTTCAGTCGCTTTACCCCCTTGAGAAGCCTTTGCACGCTCAATTATAGCTTCTTTAAAATCCTTGTAAAGTTTCCACTCATAGTTTTGCAATCTTTCCACACTATTGTTCCCAAAACTTGATCTTATAGCACCCGGGACCACGATAATTACATCTATATTGAACGGGCTTAACTCAACCCTCAAAGTGTGCGACATAGAAAAAACTGCAGCTTTACTTGCACAATATGACCCTGCCCAAGGAGTTGGCACTTTCCCCACAACACTCCCTACGTTCACTATACTTCCACTGCAACGCGATGCCATGTAAGGGACTACTTGTTGAACCATCCTTAGTTGCCCCAACGAGTTAATTTCATAAGCTTTTCGGATTGCATCCAAAGGTAGCTCAGCTAAAGGGCCTGTGCTACCAATTCCAGCATTGTTGATCAAAATATCTATGTGCCCACATTTGGATATTATTGAATTCACGGCTGATTCTACGCTTTCGTCTGATGCAACGTCTAGCACAAGTGTCTCAATTTTATCTGCTTGTAGGTCTAACATATCGGGCATTCGTTGGGCTATGTCAGAAGCAAAAACTCGACAATTTTGCTCAGCAAATGCTTTGCAATATTCGTAACCAATGCCACCCTTGGCGGAACCAGTGACTAGAACAACCTTTTGGTCACCCATATTTTATCGTTCGTCTAATTCGTTGATCCAGTAAATTTTATAAGGCTGGTTGAATATGAATATATCTCTGTTTTCTCCGCCAGTACCTTTCTTAGTACTTTGAAAAATCCAGGAATGAACTAAAATTATAGAATATGCTGAGGCATATGCATCTATATACTAAGAGTGACCGGCCAATTAAATTAGAGCTATTTCAAAATCGTGGAAGACATCAATTTAGTGGGCGTATACGTCGAGGGCAAAACTATGCGCCTAATTTTTGGTTACACTGCCAATTGAGTTTCCAggcaataataacaataaaaggttagtacagaattattgatgttgattgaCAATGTGAAGAACGTGCATTTCCATAGCAAGACGAAGCAAAACCAGGAGTAAATGGACTCCACAAGTTAAATGACTCAAAAAAGTGACATTTGAGatcaaaataacccattaaaaaaaaggtTACATAAGTAATTtgtgcgcactaatttagtgcacAACCCTTTGTTCATTGGCCAAAAGATTTGAAATTCACGttttttccgtactttgaccaaagattagtcatgtttcaaaacgccagaatatcaatattttatatagaacttgatatctttttctgcgaac from Lycium ferocissimum isolate CSIRO_LF1 chromosome 2, AGI_CSIRO_Lferr_CH_V1, whole genome shotgun sequence includes:
- the LOC132048313 gene encoding short-chain dehydrogenase virD-like, giving the protein MGDQKVVLVTGSAKGGIGYEYCKAFAEQNCRVFASDIAQRMPDMLDLQADKIETLVLDVASDESVESAVNSIISKCGHIDILINNAGIGSTGPLAELPLDAIRKAYEINSLGQLRMVQQVVPYMASRCSGSIVNVGSVVGKVPTPWAGSYCASKAAVFSMSHTLRVELSPFNIDVIIVVPGAIRSSFGNNSVERLQNYEWKLYKDFKEAIIERAKASQGGKATEALVFARHVAKKVLSPKPPKVIEFGHMTGLFSLLSWSPLWARDLFLSTRFKLNRRILRV